A region of the Mytilus galloprovincialis chromosome 1, xbMytGall1.hap1.1, whole genome shotgun sequence genome:
TAAAATAAACACTTGTTgcatatttttcatgtctgggCCTTAAATAGCTGAATAAACGGAATGGgtgtttctcattgtttaagccatacggttgcctataattgatttgatcaacttcatttgaactttgttggatagttgtcacattggcaatcataccacatctccatgtTTTTATAATAGAACTCAAGTGAACATGATGGTCAGTTTTACCTTTTATATGGTAtgaggggtaaaattgttgatcaggtcaagatctatctgccctgaaattttcagacgaatcggacaacctgttgttgggttgctgcccctgaattggtaattttaaggaaattttgcagtttttggttattatcttgaatactattatagatagagataaactgtaaacagcaatattgttcaacaaagtaagatctacaaataagtaaacatgaccaaaattgtcagagaacccctgacagagttattgtcctttatcagtcaggggcgttacttaaacaagtaacattttttagttacttatataggtaatttttgtttttaaaaaatataagattactcaatagagttattttaaatttcaataaaagcagggactaaatgtagttttcatgaatttttacatcattttatgTAAGATTTGAGAGGAGAATAGACATAAAGgattactttaaaaataatgacaaaaatgttacttgaataagttattttgtacatctttgaaagaattagtaataacacttattttaggaacatatgtaattgttttgggttacaaattataaataacttcaagtcttaattaattcatcagtttctatctatttatatctgtctaccttcaagattttgaaggaaaacgatattttaatagtcccaagagaccaatctttgaccaagAAGTGTCGATATcaaagataagtgcgtcagaaaaGCAGTTAGTGTTTCAGAaggattagattttatatttcattagaaaaataaccagatgtctgtaaaaatttgttaaaactagtgaaatttgtataattggtcacctataaaaataatatttagaaaagttacttgtataagtaatttttgaaatagcctcattttcaacattacttataggtaattttaaaagttacttgtttaagtaatgcccctgactgtttataggcaatattgaacaacttttcgtcatttttgtaacttgtacaaaaatcttcttttctaaaactattggccaaatttaaccaaacttggccacaatcattactagggtatctattttaaaaaagtgtctaatgaccccgtctaccaaccaagatggccgacatcagtaaatacagtaacaggtgagcgacacaggctcttgagagcctttaGTTAACTATTGTAAACTAGATTACTATATCAGTGAATTAATAATGGAATTTTACTAGTGCAGGAGAATATAGGAAACATATTTGTTGACATTAAAATCAGAATTTTATAGTTAACATTGTAGTGATTTCTGTTGTGCTTAGTCTACACCCATTTAAAGGATCTGAGAAAAAGTTGTTTATACCCTGTTCACATCAAAATCAGATTAGAAATTTGATTTGACAAAGATACTGATTTGTGTTCACACATATTTTGGATTAAATTCATATTTGTGAATCAGGGGTCAAATGATTTGAAGTACTAGCTagtttgatatttgatttcatctAGCATCAGATTTGAATCTGGAATAAATATATGTGTGAATGCATAATTTATCTATCAAATGCATGTATAAATCTTCATATTTTATGGAATTTAATCTAGAAttacaaaataatattaaatagaACCAACTTTCAACAAGTGTGAACTCAAActtccttatatttgtatatgataaaCTGAGATGAACATCTCATTTcattcttatttaaatataacatGTGTGTGAAGTTGTGAACAGAGTATTAGTTATTTAATTAATTGTAATTAATCATTTCATAACCTTTCCAGAAACCAATCAGAACTgtgtttttaatgttatttttatatatatgttaaatgtgTAGCACGatattagattttatatttaaaccATTCGTTGACCTCACTGTATGTACTAAAACCAACATATATCATTATTGTGTGTACTGTTATTGTTAAGTCGGTTGTGATTACTCTTACATGGTAACCATGTAATTATTTAAACATATTGCcatattttatatgtttacaattctttttgaataaaacagATTTAAATCAGTGCTGTTGTGTTTTCTTATGTAGGAAAATaattaatgtttcaggttgaattTGACTATGAAGTAAAGAAAGGGAAAGTAAAATCTACTGTGAATTGATTGATATTTGTAGCATACAAATGTACCAATCTTTCGTTGATTTTGTGGATATCCCTGAACAAGAATTTTAAATGTTCAATTCAATGAAGTACAACTCTCTTTAGACTTATatgaatttgatttgatttttggtgttttataacaccacttttaagcaccgcatttaggctatttagTGGAGGCCagattttattggtggaggaagctgcagtgcctggagaaaaccacaaCCTTCAATAGGAAAATTACAATCCTAGTCAATATAGTTTGGAGTCGATTGCACCTGCACAAGCAGGGTTCGAAAtcacaatctcagtgttgactggTCAGTGATTACAGTAACAACTTAAACCACTCGGCCACTGAGGCCCATCCAGGCTTATATGAAAGCTTTGACAAAACCAGAAATTCAAATgtccacaaaaaaaaatcttctttgtCCAAAAATTGATACCTAATAAAAAGAAGTGGAACCaaagtatataaatatatgcaGTATGCATTATTGTTATTACTTTGTGTCCCAAAATATGTCCATAATTAATTTATGATCATATGACAACCAGAATTCTGCTCACTTAAACAAATCCAGTGTAATGATAAAATCTGTAAGGTGTTACAGGACTTATGGGGAGGTTTGTGTCAAATAAAACTGAATTTACCCTACCAAGTGTACCCATATCAGGCTCTCTTGGTCATGTAGTTTGCCATTGTTTGTTCATAGTACTTTTTCTCTGAATTACagatttgtgttgctcagtcttttagGATTTAACCTTGTGTTTTTGAGACttgagtttcattttttttttacattccataTTGTTTGCAGTTTGTCTAGGTATCTTCCATCTCTCTTTTAAGTATCAACGGCAGATGTTTGGTGTTCTCTATTCTCTAAAATCAGCACAACCTTGGGCTAAAGTGGTATTGATATTTGTCCATTGTATGCCCCACTaaggagcattatgtttttcggtctgtgcgtgTGTTCCTTTATTAGTATGTTTTTCcgttcatccgtctgtctgtcATGATAATGGATGTGTACATGTCATTTTAAATACTATTGTGTTTTAGGGTTGcagtctattttatatatatatatatatatttaccataatTAACTATGCCGAATAAAATCAAGGATAAATTGAAAAGTTCAAtaagatttttattcatttaaattgtaGTATATGATAAcacaattttatctttaaaaactgTTGCAAATAACTAACACCAAAATctcatcaaaaatattttctgaTGATTAATATAACAATTTCAATGAAACAAGTAAATAAATACAAACTCACTTTTACAGCTAAAGATTATGCATTAACCTTGttaactttattattattttttatggcAAATATGCAcattaattttttcaattttaaatttgtattattaGAGCAATTATTGAGTTTCAAATATGGTACCTATATATTGGTATAAAAGTTAGGCCATgaattgaatgatttttttttatgcaggTAACTTTTTTCTAGTCTTGAGTATTAACATTTAGTGCTTGATTTCATCCATTGAAAGTTTTAGAAATAATCATGGCAACAAATGGATTGATTGATATAGCTGATGATTATGATGAAAACACAAAAATAGGAGGAAAAAAAAGCAATCAATCGACATCTTACTAcgttaaaatataaatgatgatagTGAATGAAGGGAGCTGCAGTGTGTCAAAATGAGTAAACAGCAAATGAAATTACAGAGAGATATTGAAATCTCTACATGTGTATACTGTGTTTTCTCACCACATAGTTCAAGgctaattattttttattgtttttctgaTGTCATAAGAGTggtttgagttcagtattttttgtgattttacgttttgcTATTTTCTTTGTCATTGGATGTTTCTTAATGGCAAACTCAATTTTATCTTGTATTTACTAAACTGTGTTTTTAAAATTCTGTTTTTGTAGGGCCTTGATCAAATAACAATTTGAAGTTCTAGACGTTTAAATGTGCCAATTAAGCCTCACTGTACATGGACCTAGATGTATTAATACCAAACTGACCACAACCATGGACAAGACAAATATTAAATGACCCGTGCCCAAATATGgggattaaaacaaaacaaaaataaaatttgttaactTTGACTGAAGTTCATAATTGGTAAATgatacaaccagatgctccgcagggcgcagctttatacgaccgcagaggttgaaccctgaacagttggggcaagtatggacacaacattcaagctggattcagctctaaatttggattgtgattaaatagttgacacagcataggttttggacacagaatgaatgtggtctaatgaacttaaaataatttttttgtctttgagcaatcactatgctgttgaatattaatcctctcaaaaaaatgtttgaagaaattttctttttatttatgaaatctgaaatgagaaaaatttaaaccccccccccccaccattttttttcacatccccctttcccttttttcaaaactgatctcaattcaaatttctaatggagtttgcaacaataactactcatttaaatacatcataaaatattaaaatgtaacaaaaagtgcttgttatcactgaatggtaaagattgttttaatttatcaattggtagtaaaagtgaatatacattgtgtattgtataaaacaatgatttaagttgattcaaatactattctggacaaagaaagataactccaatcaattgaaaatttcttgctattgcacaatattgtgcaattagatatttcttgctattgcacaatactgtgcaattaaaaatatttgctattgcacaatacagtgcaattgaagatttcttgctattgcgcaatactgtgcaattgaaaattcttgttattgcacaatactgtgcaattgaagatttcttgctagtgctgaatactgtgcaatagaaaatttcttgctattgcaaaatacttaatataataattttggatcctgatttgaaccaactagaaaactgggcccataatcaaaaatctaagtacatgattaaattcagcatatcaaaaaagccaaagaattcaatttttattaaaatcaaacttagtttaattttggaccctttggtatttaatgtagaccaatttgaaaacgggactaaaaattaagaatctacatacacagttatttttggcatatcaaagaacccaaattattcaatttttgatgaaatcaaacaaagtttaattttggaccctgatttggaccaacttgaaaactgggccaataataaaaaatctaagtacatttttagataaagcatatcaaagaaccccaagaattcaattttagttaaaatcaaactaagtttaattttggaccctttggaccttaatgtagaccaattggaaaacgggaccaaaaattaagaatctacatacacagttagatccggcatatcaaagaaccccaattattcaatttttgatgaaatcaaacaaagttcaattttggaccctttgggccccttattcctaaaaacctgttgggaccaaaactccaaaaatcaaacccaaccttccttttatggtcataaaccttgtgtttaaatttcaaagatttctatttacttatactaaagttatggtgcgaaaaccaagaataatgcttacttgggcccctttttggccccaaattcctaaactgttcagacctcaactcccaaaatcaatcccaaccttccttttgtggtcataaacaagtgtgtttaaatttcattgatttctatttacttatactaaagttattgtgcgaaaaccaagaataatgcttatttgggcccttttttggcccctaattcctaaactgtttgaactaaaactcccaaaatcaatcccaaccttccttttgtggtcataaaccttgtgtaaaaatttcatagatttctatttacttaaactaaagttatagtgcgaaaaccaagaaaatgcttaattgggccctttttggcccctaattcctaaaattttgggaccaaaactcccaaaatcaatcccaaccttccttttgtggttataaaccttgtgttaaaatttcatagatttctattcacttttacttaagtaagagtgcgaaaactaaaagtattcggacgacgacgacgacgccaacgtgatagcaatatacgacgaaaaattaaaatttttgcggtcgtataaaaaatataaacaacttaTTGTTTTCTACACATACTTTAACTAATATTATGATGTGCATAATGAATAATGCATATCAATTATCACAGTCAAACTCATGTAAAATTATGTCATGCATTTGTAAATAATATACCTGTAAGTCTATTTGCataaaatcttaacagttttttacaatatacaattTCATTCATTACCCTATAAATCCTGATTTTCTACAATAATCATTTAGAGTCTTtaacattataatatatacattaaataaaaacaactaaaGAAAAATTCAttcataatatatttattaaatgatgTTACCATTATATAAagaattttaaacaatatttaaaaatattacatgGGAAGGAAATTTGAAACCGATTTGTTCTTTCACCTAGAAGACAAAAACcttacaagggagataattttttttgttcttcttgAAACCAGTAAATAATTTCtactaaaattatatatatgaacAAACATCAAGTTTCTGTTAAGTGTGATGCAAATTTATGCCTAATTTATTATAGACAATTATGGACGGTAAATTTCACTCAAGGCCAAGTAAAAGTTATTGTCTGGTTCTCATAACTCAAGGTTGTTTTCAAGGAGCAaaagtttatttgttttaactaGTTAAAAATAATGAGTAACAAAAATAGAGTATTTACAAACATCTGACTGTGACACatttatgataattaaaaaatGACTTTGACACATTTCTAATAGTTAAACAATGATTCCAAGATTATGACATTTCCAATATTTATATTCCCTTTATGTACAATTTTGGTTAAAATTACCACATAAACAAATTACAGTTTGAATCTATACATAAATACTTATTTCATTAAAAGTAAATAAACTTATGAGAtcattttaacaatataaaaatctgAATTGATAAATtagatttttcatacaaaaatataaatatacaaacaatATTGCTGAATAATATTGACATAACTTCAGAGGTATCATACATTCCATTCTCAAGTGACTAATTTATTTTACAAGGGTGAAAATCAAGGgtacatgaaatataaatatatatttaggacCATAACTTTTATCATTTTGCAGAAAGTCATAGAGACTCTAGTTTGTAGAAAAAAACTGATGACATAAGATTAAGGAATTATTCTATGGAaagtttttacttgttttttttcattttataatctGCTTTTAATTCAagagtaaaatatataaaagccTCATGGCAACCCctgttattttattgttttattttaaggaTAAAGAACCAAACCGAATTTGTCTGGTCTTTTCAAGAAAGTGTGGAATAAAAAAATCTGCTTGAACAATATTTTCCTctataaaatcaatttaaaattataatagaatttCAAACTTCAAAGTTTTGGACAGGAGGTGTGATAGgcattaattttgataaaatacttTTAACTATTAACAAGGAAAATATTTGCAACTTCATACATAAAACTTAAGTGCCTTCATTAATTTTTTATACCATAAAACATTCACATTTATGCTTTATTCGCAATTTTGTTAACCTGATGCGTAGACAAATGACTTTATCTCCCCTTCCCAGCATTCTTCATTGAAGAAATAAATCTGCAACAATTCAATCATAACATATGACACAAGTATATAACAATTAAACTGTAACTAATCAATAACATAATAATCCTGAGTTGAATCATCAGCGCCATTCTTGTCGTCATCATTGTTATCATCACTATCATCAGATGCTGTCAAATCAATCATACTACTTTCTGCTGACTCCTCCCCCTTATCACCCTCATTATTCATAATAAACATACTACCCATCTGGCATACAACTTTCTGTGGTGACTGATTCTTTACTGGTGACAAGTATGGTTTTATACTCTGGTTCTTCATTGGAGATTTCTTAGACTGGGAACCAGATGACATTAAATCTAATGACCTTGGACCCACAATAGGTTTAGATTTGACTGGTGatacaaagggagataatgtCTCAATGCTTGCATCAGATTGCTGACTTCCTGAGGGAGGTAATGTTTCTTCACTATCCGATAAATCATCGCAGTCAATAGCTGTGTTTTGACAATTGCCACTAAACAATTTATCAACAGCTTTTGTCACACATTTTTCTATTGAGCTTATTTGACAATTCACAGAATCTTTGCTTTGTAATGAATTGCTTTTAGATAATTTTCCTGATAATAATGATCTTTCCTCCTCATCTTCTGATTCCAGGTCTAAAACAACACAATCATTGTAACGGCCATTTGAATCCACTATCTGTTTTGATCCCTTATTCGTTTCAAAATTAGTAACAGTGTTCATTTTATTAACCAATAGTTCCTCCTTGTTGCCTTTCTCCTTGCTGTTTGATGAATTTGTAGTAATACTACTGACCTCCTTTTCACTTTTGTTTCCACTATTAAATGTATCACTACAAACCTCAGTGATCATGATTTCGTTGTCACTGTTATCAACATCACTTCCTTCATCAGAACCAAATAAATCATAGCTAGAACTTATCTCTTTTTGATTTTTCTCATTATTCCTGCTGCTTTTAGAGTTTGATTCTAGATTGGTTATTTCATCATTGTGTTCATTGACAATTACTTCTTGAGGTAGACTTTCGCACACTGTACTACAACTACTATCAATGATTGTAACaacttcatttgatttattttctgttatatCAACCTCATGGTTGCTTGTATTTAATCTATTATTAGAACTTTGATTACTTTCTAAACAAACATATGATTCACTTTCCCTCTCATTGCTCAGCATTTTATCAATCTCTTTCTCTGAATCAGAATTGAATTTAGATATTCTATTTTCATTGGAATTTTTATTgccattttttaaaaagttgataAAGTTGTCTTCATAAGAACCAGAtccattttgtacatttttagtgtcttttctttcatttccaataataattgttttattttctttcctATCAATGTTTAATCTATCATTTTCAAGAGCATATAAGctattttgtttatcagttttcaGATTGTCATCTTCACAATAATCTAGCTCATCATTTTTCTTTAAAGTGTTGACTCTGTCATCTTGACTAGAATCTGGCTTATCTTTTTTCTGTTCAGTTTTACACCAGCCATTTCCATTGGAATTTGATCTATCTGGCTGTTTAGAATTGATAATGCTGTCCCCGATCTCATTGACCTCAGCCTCCATCTCATCAACTGCAGTTAGTAAGCTCTGCCCTGGGGTAGATAGAGTTTCACATCtatcaaaattaatattaacTATCAAGCAGCATAGGTTTTGAAAcacatcaaattttatttttcaaaacagtttACATTCAAAGAACTCATTcgttaaaaagaaacaaacatatCGGGAAAAACGAtaattaattgttggttgctcaTGGTGCAGTGGCAAatttttcatgcatgttcaggacgatggaataaaaaacttttaaaaaatcatttactgGTACTGATATATTTTTACTTCATTTACTGCTTTTTTGCAAGTGTTTTTTACACTGTTTTACTGTTTAATCTTATTCTGATGTTTCCCATGTTAAAAAACAACATTGATGAATAATGAGTTCTATTGTTAAAAATATGTTCATGTACCTGGATATTGAGGGTGGCTCCTGAACATCATCTGTAGTATCATGATCAAAGTCTATATTGTCTACAACATCATCTTTGTTTGCTCCAGATGTGTCATCCTCACTGTTATCACTAGCTTCTTCTTCAGATATCTTATATTCACCAGCTTTTAGTGTATTTGTTGGTACAACTACAGCTGTCGTCTGCTCATCATCATCATCTATACATACTCTGCACTCTATAGCATCTGATTTACTGCCTTGAGATTCTTGGAACTCATGCTCATCTAATGCATCTAAAAGACTTTGTCCTGGTAGTGACAAGGACTGGGGTctagaaaaatataatataatttcaaatcaaaGGTAGAGATTAAAGGATACAAATTTTGGGGTCTAGTTTCACTTATGGTACCTCTGCTATAGGTATTTGGTAAACTACACAAGAAGTTTATTAGCCATGAAAGTAAAAGCACATCTAACAATAAAGCATGCTCACATATAGCTTGATACTTTAAAAAAGGCCAGAAATATTTCATAATGGTAATTTCTGTGTTAGAATACATAAACATTCAACAGGAATTTAATGAGCAATGGATTCATAAATGATCCACACTTTAACCAGTATTTACATAAAGATTGACACCAAATTTTAGGAAGATTCTATCCATAGTTCAAAAGAAAAAATGCCATTCAAATCTCATATTTGTCTTATATTACAGAATATCAAAGTACCAAAATGTA
Encoded here:
- the LOC143073953 gene encoding uncharacterized protein LOC143073953 isoform X2 — translated: MILQMMFRSHPQYPGQSLLTAVDEMEAEVNEIGDSIINSKQPDRSNSNGNGWCKTEQKKDKPDSSQDDRVNTLKKNDELDYCEDDNLKTDKQNSLYALENDRLNIDRKENKTIIIGNERKDTKNVQNGSGSYEDNFINFLKNGNKNSNENRISKFNSDSEKEIDKMLSNERESESYVCLESNQSSNNRLNTSNHEVDITENKSNEVVTIIDSSCSTVCESLPQEVIVNEHNDEITNLESNSKSSRNNEKNQKEISSSYDLFGSDEGSDVDNSDNEIMITEVCSDTFNSGNKSEKEVSSITTNSSNSKEKGNKEELLVNKMNTVTNFETNKGSKQIVDSNGRYNDCVVLDLESEDEEERSLLSGKLSKSNSLQSKDSVNCQISSIEKCVTKAVDKLFSGNCQNTAIDCDDLSDSEETLPPSGSQQSDASIETLSPFVSPVKSKPIVGPRSLDLMSSGSQSKKSPMKNQSIKPYLSPVKNQSPQKVVCQMGSMFIMNNEGDKGEESAESSMIDLTASDDSDDNNDDDKNGADDSTQDYYVID
- the LOC143073953 gene encoding uncharacterized protein LOC143073953 isoform X1; the encoded protein is MSDICELSGQEADQKNRPQSLSLPGQSLLDALDEHEFQESQGSKSDAIECRVCIDDDDEQTTAVVVPTNTLKAGEYKISEEEASDNSEDDTSGANKDDVVDNIDFDHDTTDDVQEPPSISRCETLSTPGQSLLTAVDEMEAEVNEIGDSIINSKQPDRSNSNGNGWCKTEQKKDKPDSSQDDRVNTLKKNDELDYCEDDNLKTDKQNSLYALENDRLNIDRKENKTIIIGNERKDTKNVQNGSGSYEDNFINFLKNGNKNSNENRISKFNSDSEKEIDKMLSNERESESYVCLESNQSSNNRLNTSNHEVDITENKSNEVVTIIDSSCSTVCESLPQEVIVNEHNDEITNLESNSKSSRNNEKNQKEISSSYDLFGSDEGSDVDNSDNEIMITEVCSDTFNSGNKSEKEVSSITTNSSNSKEKGNKEELLVNKMNTVTNFETNKGSKQIVDSNGRYNDCVVLDLESEDEEERSLLSGKLSKSNSLQSKDSVNCQISSIEKCVTKAVDKLFSGNCQNTAIDCDDLSDSEETLPPSGSQQSDASIETLSPFVSPVKSKPIVGPRSLDLMSSGSQSKKSPMKNQSIKPYLSPVKNQSPQKVVCQMGSMFIMNNEGDKGEESAESSMIDLTASDDSDDNNDDDKNGADDSTQDYYVID